The Chloroflexota bacterium genome contains the following window.
GCGCGCCCGTGCGGTTTACGTTTCATTTTCCGAGCTTTTTCGTCACGGGCCCGGACTTTGGCATCGTAGTCGTCTTTCTCAGCTTGGTACCGTTCCTGGGCGCGGGCTTGCAACACCGCTTTGGCTTGGGCCAGGTTCGTCAGCCGCTCCTGGCGCAGGGCGATTTCATCCGGGATGACCAATCCGTCCGGCAACTGCCGGTCACCCTGGTCGGCTTGTTCACCCAGGGCCAACAAGTCATGCACCTCCTGGCGCAATTGGACTTCCAGTTCCAGCAGACGTTTGTAACTGACGGCTTGGCTCTTGGAAGCATCGGCATGAATTTTGCTCCCGTCCAAACTGAGATTGCCGAGTTTCAATACTTGGGCGGCCTGAGCCAAGAGCAGAATTTGCACGAACAATTCTTGGATCTCGACCAGAAAAGTTTTGCGAAAATTAGCCAGGGTGTCATGATCCGGATGCCAGTTCCCGGCAATGAAGCGAAAGGGCAAGCTTTCGTAAGTGGCCTTTTCGATCTTGCGGGAACTAAACACGCCGGTGGCATAGCCATAAAACAACAACGCCAGCAGAATGTCTGGCGCAAAGGCTTCACCGCCCACTGGCGCATAACGGGCATACAGCGCGCCCAAGTCCAGTTGCGCTACTATATCGACGACGAACCGCGCCAAGTGATTGGGCGGCAGGGCCTCTCGTAAACTTACGGCCAGATCGAGTGTTGCTTCATAATCAGCGGTTTTGAATTTTCGGGTCATAGACAAAGTGTATCACTGCTTCAACTCGGAAAGGCAGGGGCCTCTCCGACAAACTGCTAGGGCTGGGATTTGCGTAGAGACCAGCGTCCCCGCACTCATTCCAAATAGCACAAGTGATATAGCCATCGTTCCGTACCACACGATGCCAAACACCCAGGTCGGGTCAAATAGCTTCAGCGATGACCATCCCATAAGATCTGTGGCCTCTTGTAAGGATAGGTACACACCATATTGAGCTAAGGCTATCAATAATATCCCGACGAATCTAAGGAAAGGTGAACTGGCTGGAGTAAAGACTAATACAGAAGCTGCAAAAGCCACTGCTAAGAATGCCAAAGAGATTTGCACTATTCCAATCGTATCTGATCTCTGCAGCTTTCGCTTATCGGTAACACCGGATGGCATTACGGCTCTATTCATATTCTTATTGTCTTGTAATGACTCCTGATTGGGCGGCGATTCCTGTGAGGCAAGGGAGTTCTTTGAAGCCAAATAACGTACCACGAGCACCAGAGCAGTTATCTGCACGAGTGCCAGAATAAACAAAAACACATTGATTGGGTAACTTTGAGTTGGCTGCGACTTGGGCTTGCTGTTCATTTTGTAACCGTAGAGAGTTGCCGCTATTTAGGTGAATTTGGACTGTCAGGGTTCGGGTGCTCATAGTAACCCAATCATATGAGTAGATGGCAACTGCTTACGGCAAAATCACTCCCAACGGCCCAAAATGCTACACTTGCGGCTATTGGCCCCATTACGAGAGATTTTATAGCGACCTTCCGCCACACTCTTGAAGCAAGTATATCCCACGCCAGACAAAAATCAACCACCCTAAGGCGGCCCTTCACCGCGTTGAAGCTTCAGGCGTGTAGCTGCACTTTTTCTTGACGCCCCAATTTGTCACTTGATAAACGTCCCATTCCGCAATTCAAACAACGCCTGCCGGATTTCTTCGGCGGTGTTCATGACGAACGGCCCGTAAGGGGCAATCGGCTCGCGAAACGGCGCGCCGGCAATCAGCATAAAACGCACCCCGGCCTCGCTCTGGACTTCAATCCGGTCGCCGTCGTCGAACACGATCATACGCACCGCTTCCACGGCCGTCTCATCAGCGCCGAAGTGGCCCGCTCCCTCAAAGACGTAGGCCAGGGCGGTGTGGCCGCGCGGGACGGAGAGGGCGAACGAGGAGGCGGGACTCAGATTGACCTCCAAATACGTGGGTGAGGCCGCAATCTCGGTCACCGGGCCGCGTGTATTGCCGAACTCGCCGGCCACCAGGTGGAGACTCGCCCCGTCTTGACGCATGACCGGGATCGTTTCGGCGCTGACTTCCTGATAGCGCGGAGCCGTCATCTTTTGCGCGGCAGGCAAGTTGACCCACAACTGAAAGCCGTAGATTGCGCCGCTCGGGCCACGACGGGGCATTTCCTCATGCATGATGCCGCGCCCGCTCGTCATCCATTGAACATCGCCGGCGCCGATCAGACCCGCGTTGCCCAGGCTGTCGCGGTGATGAACGGAGCCTTCGAGCATATAGGTGACGGTCTCGATGCCGCGGTGAGGGTGGGTGGGGAAGCCGACCAGCGGGCCTTCGATGGGGTCGTTGAAGGCGAAGTGATCAAAGAGCAGGAAAGGATCATATTCGTTCGAGACGCGCGGGGCAAAGGAGCGGCGCAGGAGCACCCCAGCGCCCTCAATGGCATATTGCGGTTCAATGATATGGGAAATGGATCGAGAGAGGGTCATAGTGACGGCAACTATAACCTGAATCAGACAAAAATCAACCACGCTCAAATTACGGACAACGGGCCGTTAAATTACGCCTCCCCTGTGGCCGGGGGAAGCACACAGGGGAGGACTTCGGGGGGTGAGGAGGAGAAAGCAGATTTAGAAACGTCGGAGGGGGAGGCGACGTTCGATCCACTACCGAGCATCATTATGCGCCAGGTTCTTCAATTTGGCGGATAGGATTGAGAAGAATTGGTTGGCGAAAGTAGGCGTGGCTAAGGCTCAAGACTCGCAACCAGCGCCGCGTCCGGTTCCCCGAAACCGGCCGTCTCCAATCTGAGGCGCTCGCCCGTCGAAGGCAGGTACATTCCAACGACCAGGCTGATTGGCTGATCAGTTGGGATGTCGAACTCGTGAACGTCCACGATCAACCGGTCGGGCCGCCACTGTGAAGTGGAAACTTTGGGTGGCGCGTCGTGGCCGACGACGTTGTAGCCGTCGCCGGCCAAAGCGTGGACGAAGATGGTGTAGTCGGCAGTGGGGGCCGAGTCGGCAACCCAAACCAGGGTGAGGCGGCCTGGCGCAAGATGGTAGCCCACGAGCCGGATGCCGTCGGCGAATTTTGTCGTGAGCGGCTCGGCCTCTGTCGGCGGAATGAACAGCATCAGCCGCATCTTGTTGAAGTGTTGGTCTTCACTCAGGATGGCCGTGTTGAGCAAGCGGTTTTGCACATAAGCGTCGGCGTCCCAGTTTGGCGCGTTGACGGGCACGAACCAGATGCGGCCCGCGATGAGTTGGCTCAGTTCGGCGTCAGAGTGATCGTTGGCTTTGCCGGGGAGCATGTGATACGACACGCCGAGGTTGTGGGTGTAATAGACCTGAACCGGATCGGGAAAGTTTGCCAGGTAGATGTCGCCCGGTTGATCCGACTCTGCGAGATGAGCGGCCACTTCTCTCAGGCCGCGCGTTTTACTGTATTGGGGATTAGTGTATTGGTTATTGAGGCCGACGACAAACGCGGCGATACTAATGACGATGATGGCCGCGCCGAGCGGCGGGAATTTTTTGTGGAGCGCATGCAGGCCGCCAGCGGCCAGCAGGTAAGCGGCGGGGAAAGCGAAGACGAGATAGAACGTGTTGAAGGTGGCGCGCACGGCGACGATGGCGTAGGTGCCGAGGAAGGGGATGAGGAGAGAGGAGAGAAGGTAGACAAGGAGACGGGGAGACAAAGCGAAAATGGAAAAGAAGGAAATAAGGAAGAAGGCGGCGGCGATGATGAGTTTGATTTGTTCGGGGAAGGCGGGGCCGGCGGTGAGGTCGCCGAGGACGGCGGTGGCGTATTGGGTGAAGGGCAGTGAGCCGGGATCGGCTAGTTGGCCGCGTGAGTAAACAGGCAGAATAGTGATGGCCCAGGGGGCGACGAGGGCGGCGATGGCGAGACCGGCGGTGAGCCATGACCACGCATCGGCGGTTGGCACCGCAGCAACCGCTACCCGAGGCGCGAAGTCGGCCTTCGCCGACTCGGCGCTAGCCCGCGCAGGCGGGCTTTGTGAATTTTGTGGCCGCGACTTCCAGTCGCCGGGTAAAGACGAAGCGAGCACATAAGCCCCATGCGCCATCAACGGAAACAGCGCATAATAATGGCTATACATCGCAAACGTTCCGCAAGCCACATAGCCAAGCCAATAGAAGATTTTCTTCGTGTGCCTTCGTGTCTTAGTGTCTTCGTGGTGAATCAGCTTTGGCAATAACAACGTGGCGACCAGCAAAGCAATAAGCGCCAGTTGATACATGTTGCGCACATCCTGCGCCAGCCAGATTTGTTGAGGGTGAATGGCCGTGAGACTTGCCGCCAGCAAGCCAACCTCCTCCCGCCACAACCTGCGCCCCACTTGATACATCAATGGAACCAGCATCAAACTGAGCAGGGCCGACCAGGCCCGCATGGCAAACTCGGTCTCGCCCGTCATCTTGGCCCAGCCCCACAACAGCCAATAATGAATCGGCGGCTGAGGATCGCCTTCGCGAATGATGCGGGCCAGAATCTCGCCCGGCGAGTCCTGAATGTAATTCCAGCTAAAGCCTTCGTCCCCGCGCAACTCTTGATTGCCAAGCAGGTGAACACGCAGAGTGAAGGCAATGAACAGAATCAGGATGAGGGTAAAGAGGCGGCGCACGGGCGGAAGTATAACAGAGGCTATCAGGTATAATCGCTGGAGTAAACGACAAACGTCAAACGACATACATGCCTTGACGTTTGTCGTTTCTTCAAAGGAGTTTAATGTTCACGTCCCAAAAACCCGTCATCGCCATGATTCACGTCGAAGC
Protein-coding sequences here:
- a CDS encoding pirin family protein, whose product is MTLSRSISHIIEPQYAIEGAGVLLRRSFAPRVSNEYDPFLLFDHFAFNDPIEGPLVGFPTHPHRGIETVTYMLEGSVHHRDSLGNAGLIGAGDVQWMTSGRGIMHEEMPRRGPSGAIYGFQLWVNLPAAQKMTAPRYQEVSAETIPVMRQDGASLHLVAGEFGNTRGPVTEIAASPTYLEVNLSPASSFALSVPRGHTALAYVFEGAGHFGADETAVEAVRMIVFDDGDRIEVQSEAGVRFMLIAGAPFREPIAPYGPFVMNTAEEIRQALFELRNGTFIK
- a CDS encoding transposase, coding for MTRKFKTADYEATLDLAVSLREALPPNHLARFVVDIVAQLDLGALYARYAPVGGEAFAPDILLALLFYGYATGVFSSRKIEKATYESLPFRFIAGNWHPDHDTLANFRKTFLVEIQELFVQILLLAQAAQVLKLGNLSLDGSKIHADASKSQAVSYKRLLELEVQLRQEVHDLLALGEQADQGDRQLPDGLVIPDEIALRQERLTNLAQAKAVLQARAQERYQAEKDDYDAKVRARDEKARKMKRKPHGRAPKPPTPEPRDKDQYNFTDPDSRIMKNSTNQGFDQHYNAQVAVTQDSFLIVANTLSNHPPDDGEALPTLDAIAPEVGKPQAAALDNGFFSAANIAGMVARGIDSYIATGRETSHHQNWRAYFAEQPTPPPDDASPTVKMAYQLQTEIGQAIYRLRKCTVEPVIGIIKEVLGFRQFSLRGLAAAAGEWGLVCLAFNLKRLHVLLVA
- a CDS encoding glycosyltransferase family 39 protein — encoded protein: MRRLFTLILILFIAFTLRVHLLGNQELRGDEGFSWNYIQDSPGEILARIIREGDPQPPIHYWLLWGWAKMTGETEFAMRAWSALLSLMLVPLMYQVGRRLWREEVGLLAASLTAIHPQQIWLAQDVRNMYQLALIALLVATLLLPKLIHHEDTKTRRHTKKIFYWLGYVACGTFAMYSHYYALFPLMAHGAYVLASSLPGDWKSRPQNSQSPPARASAESAKADFAPRVAVAAVPTADAWSWLTAGLAIAALVAPWAITILPVYSRGQLADPGSLPFTQYATAVLGDLTAGPAFPEQIKLIIAAAFFLISFFSIFALSPRLLVYLLSSLLIPFLGTYAIVAVRATFNTFYLVFAFPAAYLLAAGGLHALHKKFPPLGAAIIVISIAAFVVGLNNQYTNPQYSKTRGLREVAAHLAESDQPGDIYLANFPDPVQVYYTHNLGVSYHMLPGKANDHSDAELSQLIAGRIWFVPVNAPNWDADAYVQNRLLNTAILSEDQHFNKMRLMLFIPPTEAEPLTTKFADGIRLVGYHLAPGRLTLVWVADSAPTADYTIFVHALAGDGYNVVGHDAPPKVSTSQWRPDRLIVDVHEFDIPTDQPISLVVGMYLPSTGERLRLETAGFGEPDAALVASLEP